The Streptomyces sp. JB150 genomic interval ATGAGGACCGGTTCCCCGGTGATGAGCATGTTGAGGTCGCCGGGCGGCGTGATGAAGTCCACGCGGTCGCCGACCCGCGCCACGGCCTCGGGGCAGCCCTCGCGCACCGAGCTCATCCCGGCGCGGCGCATCACCGGCCGCTCGGACGCCGACCCCTCGGCGGACGGCCAGGCGTCGGGCCCGGTGGCGCTGACCACGGACTCCAGGAGGTCGACGATGACGAAGTCCGCGAAGCGGGGCACGGCGAAGTCGGCGAGCTCCTGTGCGGTGCGCGTCACGTCCAGCGTCCGGCCGATGCTGTTCCCGGCCTCGTTGACCAGCGACAGCAGCCGGCGGACGTTCCAGCGCTCGGTGACGTCCAGGACCATGTAGCAGACGCCGCTGACGGCCTCGTCCGCGTCGACCAGCGGGAAGAACGAGGTGGAGTAGGCGTGCGGGCGGTGCGGGTCGGCCCAGCTCCAGCCCACGTACTCGTAGTCGGTGATCGGGACCCCCGTCTCCAGCACCTTGCGCATCAGGCCCTCGATGGCCTCCCCCTGCAATCCGGGCAGCACCTCGCTCAGCCGCCGGCCCAGGCGCTGCTCGCGGGGCACGCCGCCGAAGCGTTCCAGGGTGTCGTTGAGCCAGACGTAGCGCAGGTCGCGGTCCATCACGGCCATGCCGACCGGTGAGCGGGTGAGGAATCCGTCGAGGACGGACCGGCCGACCGTCCACTGCGGGCGCCGCTCGCGCGCGGAGAGCAGGAAGCACTCGGCGCCGCCGATCCGGAAGGACGCCGACACCCGCAGGTCGACGTCGATCGGGTGGCCGTCGCGCCGCCGGACGGTGATCACGCCGCTCCAGCCCATCCCGGACCGGCACCGCTCGACGACGGCGGCCACCCGGGCGGGATCGGCGCGCACCGCCACCAGGGGCGCGGCGGACCGGCCGACGAGCTCGGACGCCGGATGGCCGAGCAGTTCCTCGGCGGCCCTGGTCCAGGCGAGCACGACACCGTCGGCGCCGAGGACGACGGCGGCGTCGGTGGACGCGTCGAAGAGATCACGCGTTGCCGCGGACGCGGGCGGATCGGAGCCGCCCCGCACAGATTCCATGGAGCCCTCCTCCAGGACCATGTTCCCTTCTGACCGCGATGTGCGCACGATCCGCGGGAACGAACCGGGCGAAACCGCGACTGGGCAAGACAGCGGCCCGGAGGGAGCATGGAAGGGCCGGCGGTCACGGCAGTACGGCGACACCCGCGGGAGCCGGGCCCGTGCCGCCTGCCGGCCGGCCGGCCGAGCCGGTACAGGAGGCCCAGGGATGACAGCCGAATCCTTCCCACGCGACGGTGACGCCTACGACCCGGCGCCGCCGCGCCGGCAGACCAGCCTGCTGGACGTGCTGAGCGTGGCCGCGCTGGTCCTCGACATCGACGGCCGCATCGTGTTCTGGACCCCGCAGGCCGAGGATCTCTTCGGCTACACCGCCGAGGAGGCGCTGGGCAAACCGGCGGCACGGCTGATCATCCACCCCGAGCACTACCAGGCGGTCCTGAAGATGTTCGCGGAGGTGCTGGAGACGGGCCGCAGCTGGGCCGGCGCGTTCCCGGTCCGGCACAAGGACGGCAGCGGTCGTCTGATGGAGTTCCGCAACATGCGGCTGCTGGACGACCTCGGGGACGTGTACGCCCTGGGACTGGCCGCCGACCACACCCTGCTGCAGCGGGTGGAGACCGACCTGGCGCTGTGCGAGCGGCTGATCAACCAGTCCCCCATCGGTCTCGCCCTGCTCGACCCCGAGCTGCGGTATCTGCTGGTCAACCCGGCGCTGGAGCGGATCGACGGGATTCCCGCCGAGGACCACATCGGCCGCCATCTGCGGGACGCCGTGCCCTTCCCCGACGTCGACACCGTCGAGTCCGCGCTGCGTCAGGTGCTCACCACGGGCACTCCCCTGCTCGACCAGTACCACGTGGGCCGGCCCCTGGCCGATCCCGAGCACGAGCGGGCCTGGTCGCTGTCCTTCTACCGGCTGGAGGACCCCGGCGGGCGGGTGCTCGGCGCGGCCGCGTCGGTCGTCGACGTGACCGAGCGGCACCGGGCGGCCGCCGAGGCGGACCGGGCCCGGCGGCGGCTCGCCCTCATCGCCGACGCGTCCACCCGCGTGGGCACCACCCTGGAGGTGGAGCACACCGCGCGGGAGCTGGCCGAGATCGCGAGCCCGGAACTGGCCGACGTGGTCGCCGTGGACGTCCTCGACTCGGCGCTGGCGTGCCGCCGGATGCGGACCCCCGACAACGGGCCGGAGCTGTTCCGCGCCCTCGCCCTGAAGGCGGCGCATCCGACGGTGGCGCTGAACGCCGCCGACCCGCCGGGCCACCTCGCCGCCTACGAGGGCGACCGGCTGGTCACGCTGTGCGTGCACACCGCCCGGCCGATCCTCGTCCGGCATGTCGGCGACCGGGATCTGCCGCGGATCGCCCGCGACGACGAGGCCGCCGCGCTGCTGGCGCGCGCCGGGGTGCACTCGTACCTGGCCGTCCCGCTGACCGCGCACGGCGAGGTGCTGGGCGCGCTCGACCTGAAGCGCACCCACAACCCGCTGCCGTTCGACGAGGACGACGTCATCCTGGCCGGTGAGCTGGCCAGCCGGGCGGCGGTGGCCATCGACAACGCCCGCTGGTTCCAGAGCGTGCGCAACACCGCGCTGACCCTCCAGCGCAGTCTGCTGCCGGACCACCCGCCGCACCACACCGGTCTGGAACTGGCCTCCCGGTACCAGCCGGCGCAGGCCACCAGCGAGGTCGGCGGCGACTGGTACGACGTGATCCCGCTGAGCGACGACAAGACCGCGCTGGTCGTCGGCGACGTGATGGGCAACGGCATCGACGCCGCCGCGACGATGGGCCGGCTGCGCACCGCGACGTGCGCCTACTCGGATCTGGACATGGATCCCGGGGAGGTGCTCCGGCACCTCGACAAGATCACCTGCGATCTGGAGCACTACATCGTCACGTGTCTGTACGTCGTGTTCGACCCGCGCACGCGGCGGTGCTGCATCGCCAACGCGGGGCACATGCCGCCCGCGCTGGCCCGCACGGGCCGGCCGCCCGCCCTGCTGGACCTGCCCCCCGGGACACCGCTGGGCGTCGGCGACATGCCGTTCGAGACGACGACGGCCGCGCTCGGCCCCGGCGATCTGCTCGTGCTCTACACCGACGGCCTCGTCGAGACCCGCCAGCACCCCATCGACGACCGTCTGAACACCCTGCTCGGCTTCCTCGACGAACCCGGACGCCCGCTGGAGGAGACCTGCGACCTGCTCCTGTACGGCCTGCGCCATCCCGACGACCACGACGACGTGGCCCTGCTCGTGGCGCGGGCCCTGTGACGGGGTGGCCGGGCTCCCGCGCTCCCCGCACGCCGAGGCCCGGCCCCGGTCCCCGCGTACCGCAGCGCCAGGTCGAGGCCGCCTCCCACGGCGCACAGTCCGGCCGCCGATCCGTGAGCGCCGGCGTCCGCCCCGGCGGCTCCGGGGCCTGGACGACCGGCTTTCCGTGCTAGGCGGCGAGCAGGGCCTCCACCGTGGAGTTCGGGTCCCAGTCGGGGTCCAGGCCGGTCAGCCGCTCGGCGACCCGGTGCCAGGCCGCCGGGTCCGTGCCCAGTCGGGCGCGCACCAGGTCCGCGACGAGTGTGCGGGCCTCGGCGGTCTGGGGCGGGGCGTCCGTGCGGCGGGCCGCGGCGCCCAGGTAGGCGAGCAGGCGCGCGGCCGGGGCGGCCAGGTTCACCAGGGCCGCGCCGTCGAGCAGCCCCGCCGTGAGGAGTCCGTCCAGCTGGGTGGTCGGCGCGCAGTGGTACTGGCCGCCGAGACCGTGCCGGACCCGCTCCCGGGTGAGCCGCGCGGTGCCGGACAGGCCGTCGGGGCCCGGCTCGGGCAGCAGCGCCGCATGCCGCAGTCTCACCTCCTCGGGGACGCCGTCGAGGCGGACGATGTCCTGCCAGTACGGGAGTGGTTCCCGGGCGTGGGCGGCTTCGAGGGCGGCCCAGTCCACGGACTCGCCCGGCGGGCGGGACTCGATCAGGTCGCGGGCGTGCGCGGCGTGCCGGGCGCGCCGCAGCTTTTTGACGAGCTTTTCCGGCGCGAGTTCGCGGTCCAGCCGGGCGCGCAGGACGGCGGCGGGGTCGGCGGACGCCAGGGCCTTCGCGCACACGGTGGTGGCGGAGCGTCCCAGCACGTTGCGCGCCGCGAGCCGCGCCAGCCGGTCGGCGCCGCCGTGCTCGAGAAGGCTCAGGCAGCCGCGCAGTTG includes:
- a CDS encoding SpoIIE family protein phosphatase, yielding MTAESFPRDGDAYDPAPPRRQTSLLDVLSVAALVLDIDGRIVFWTPQAEDLFGYTAEEALGKPAARLIIHPEHYQAVLKMFAEVLETGRSWAGAFPVRHKDGSGRLMEFRNMRLLDDLGDVYALGLAADHTLLQRVETDLALCERLINQSPIGLALLDPELRYLLVNPALERIDGIPAEDHIGRHLRDAVPFPDVDTVESALRQVLTTGTPLLDQYHVGRPLADPEHERAWSLSFYRLEDPGGRVLGAAASVVDVTERHRAAAEADRARRRLALIADASTRVGTTLEVEHTARELAEIASPELADVVAVDVLDSALACRRMRTPDNGPELFRALALKAAHPTVALNAADPPGHLAAYEGDRLVTLCVHTARPILVRHVGDRDLPRIARDDEAAALLARAGVHSYLAVPLTAHGEVLGALDLKRTHNPLPFDEDDVILAGELASRAAVAIDNARWFQSVRNTALTLQRSLLPDHPPHHTGLELASRYQPAQATSEVGGDWYDVIPLSDDKTALVVGDVMGNGIDAAATMGRLRTATCAYSDLDMDPGEVLRHLDKITCDLEHYIVTCLYVVFDPRTRRCCIANAGHMPPALARTGRPPALLDLPPGTPLGVGDMPFETTTAALGPGDLLVLYTDGLVETRQHPIDDRLNTLLGFLDEPGRPLEETCDLLLYGLRHPDDHDDVALLVARAL